A window of Clupea harengus unplaced genomic scaffold, Ch_v2.0.2, whole genome shotgun sequence contains these coding sequences:
- the LOC122128988 gene encoding GTP-binding protein 8-like has protein sequence MFLRHTGVLLRSQPLAHRWLPHRRSVHSPASFRQVSLLPDRKRRGVVYPFSALEGHLDRRVDREDFQLFHPSEEDLRRAEELFTPSARHDILYTSSAVRMDHVHVTQQPEVCFIGRSNVGKSSLIRALFSLAPDVEVRVSKTPGHTKKMNFFQVGRAFTLVDMPGYGHKAPRDFVDMVEPYLQARKNLVRTFLLVDGFVGPQKADLIAVEMCEEFGLPYVMVVTKIDKVRPGVLLPHLLQLQSLIKTQTKYCFAQPFLVSSIHFSGVHLLRSFIAHVTGNLQLSS, from the exons ATGTTCCTGAGGCATACCGGAGTGCTGCTCCGTTCACAGCCTCTGGCTCATCGGTGGCTACCACACCGGCGAAGCGTCCACAGCCCGGCTTCATTTCGGCAGGTCAGCCTGCTGCCGGATCGGAAGCGGCGAGGGGTCGTGTACCCCTTCAGTGCGCTAGAGGGCCACCTGGACCGCAGGGTGGACCGGGAGGACTTCCAGCTCTTCCACCCCAGCGAGGAGGACCTGCGGCGGGCAGAGGAGCTGTTCACACCCTCCGCCAGGCATGACATCCTCTACACTTCGTCCGCGGTCAGAATGGACCATGTTCATGTGACACAGCAGCCAGAg gtgtgtttcaTTGGCAGGAGTAATGTTGGGAAGTCGTCTCTCATCAGGGCTCTGTTCTCTCTGGCTCCTGATGTTGAGGTCAGAGTCTCCAAAACACCG ggtCACACTAAGAAGATGAACTTCTTCCAGGTGGGCAGGGCCTTCACTCTAGTGGACATGCCGGGATATGGCCATAAGGCTCCCAGAGACTTTGTTGACATGGTGGAACCTTACCTGCAAGCCcgtaaaaa TCTGGTGCGAACGTTCCTGCTGGTGGATGGCTTTGTTGGGCCTCAGAAAGCCGACCTGATCGCCGTGGAGATGTGCGAGGAGTTTGGACTGCCctatgtg atggTGGTGACTAAAATCGATAAGGTCAGGCCAGGCGTTCTCCTTCCACACCTGCTGCAGCTCCAGAGCCTCATCAAGACCCAGACCAAATACTGTTTTGCCCAGCCCTTTCTAGTCAg ctccatACACTTCTCAGGAGTTCACCTCCTCAGGTCTTTCATCGCCCACGTGACGGGGAACCTTCAGCTAAGCTCCTAg
- the LOC122128991 gene encoding GTPase IMAP family member 9-like: MAQVSVWREVLKGLSGGGESGGDTTESDLRIMLLGYRKAGKSSSGNTILGREEFDTVGRTAQCVKRQGQVAGRQVTVVDAPGWWRNYQLEETPELTKNEIELSVSLCPPGPHALLLVIRVDTPLTETHRRSLQEHLELLSERVWSHTIVLFTRGDCLGDTPIEQHIESEGESLQWLVEKCGNRYHVLNNQKIEDHMQVTQLMEKIEEMVTGNRGQHYEMERQRREI, from the exons atggcacaggtgtcagtgtggagggagGTGCTGAAAGGCCTctctggtggaggagagagtggaggag ACACCACAGAGTCAG ATTTGAGGATTATGCTGCTGGGCTACAGAAAAgctgggaagagttcatcaggaaacaccatcctgggcagagaggagtttgatactgtagggagaacagctcagtgtgtgaagagacagggTCAAGTAGCAGGGAGGCAGGTCACTGTGGTGGATGCTCCAGGATGGTGGAGGAACTATCAGTTAGAGGAAACTCCTGAACTGACTAAAAATGAGATTgagctcagtgtgtctctgtgtcctcctggaCCCCACGCTCTGCTGCTAGTCATACGTGTGGACACTCCAttaacagagacacacagaagatccctacaggaacacctggagcttcttagtgagagagtgtggagtcacactatagtgctgttcacccGTGGAGACTGTCTGGGAGACACAcccattgagcagcacattgagagtgaaggagagagtctgcagtggctggtagagaaatgtgggaacagatatcatgtccTCAACAATCAGAAGATAGAAGATCACATGCAGGttacacagctgatggagaagaTTGAAGAGATGGTGACTGGAAACAGAGGACAACAttatgagatggagagacagagaagagaaata